A portion of the Tiliqua scincoides isolate rTilSci1 chromosome 3, rTilSci1.hap2, whole genome shotgun sequence genome contains these proteins:
- the ALG3 gene encoding dol-P-Man:Man(5)GlcNAc(2)-PP-Dol alpha-1,3-mannosyltransferase, with protein MAAGAARRKGAAGPPLLRRAWQDKRRVLLQPQYTPLVAACLCLAELGVNHWVIHRVAYTEIDWKAYMDEVEGVVNGTLDYTQLKGDTGPLVYPAGFVYIFLGLYYVTSRGTNIRLAQYVFAALYLATLLLVFRIYSRTNKVPPYVFFFMCCASYRIHSIFVLRLFNDPVAMAILFLAVNLFLENHWSWGCFCFSLAVSVKMNILLFAPGLLFLLLWRFGLLGAIPKLAICAILQVVLGLPFLLVNPVGYLTRSFDLGRQFLFKWTVNWRFLPEEVFQHRAFHLALLIAHLTALGLFALNRWRRSDESILSLLKDPAERKTPSQPLSVNQVVFALFTSNFIGVCFSRSLHYQFYVWYFHTLPYLLWCTPAKKLAHLLKVLILGLIELSWNTYPSTVYSSVSLHVCHSIILLQLWYGTASTPKPPEEKLPLKKAE; from the exons ATGGCGGCGGGGGCCGCTCGGAGGAAGGGGGCCGCGGGGCCGCCCCTCCTGCGCCGGGCCTGGCAGGACAAGCGCCGCGTGCTGCTCCAGCCCCAGTACACGCCGCTGGTGGCCGCCTGCCTCTGCCTGGCCGAGCTGGGCGTCAACCACTGGGTCATCCACCGGGTGGCAT ATACAGAGATCGACTGGAAAGCCTACATGGATGAGGTGGAGGGAGTTGTCAATGGGACCCTGGATTATACCCAACTTAAAGGAGACACAGGTCCCCTTGT TTACCCTGCTGGTTTTGTTTACATCTTCCTGGGCCTGTATTATGTCACCAGCCGTGGCACTAACATCCGCCTGGCCCAGTATGTCTTTGCTGCCCTGTACCTTGCTACTCTGCTGCTTGTCTTCCGCATCTACAGCCGAACCAACAAG GTTCCGCCTTATGTTTTCTTCTTCATGTGCTGCGCCTCCTACCGCATCCACTCCATCTTCGTTTTGCGTCTCTTCAATGACCCTGTCGCCATGGCGATCCTCTTCCTGGCTGTCAACCTCTTcctggagaaccactggtccTGGGGCTGCTTCTGCTTCAG CTTGGCTGTGTCTGTCAAAATGAATATCCTGCTCTTTGCGCCtggtctcctcttcctcctcctgtggcGGTTTGGCCTGCTGGGTGCCATTCCGAAGCTTGCCATCTGTGCGATCCTACAG GTGGTTCTGGGGTTGCCCTTCCTGCTGGTGAACCCGGTTGGGTACCTGACTCGCTCCTTCGACCTTGGCCGCCAGTTCCTCTTCAAGTGGACAGTGAACTGGCGATTCCTGCCAGAAGAGGTTTTCCAGCACCGGGCATTCCACCTAGCTTTGCTGATTGCCCACCTAACTGCCCTGGGGCTCTTCGCACTGAACAGGTGGCGCAG GTCTGATGAAAGCATCCTGTCACTGCTCAAGGATCCAGCTGAGAGGAAGACCCCTTCACAGCCCCTCTCAGTCAATC AGGTGGTCTTTGCTCTCTTCACATCCAACTTCATTGGCGTGTGCTTCAGCCGCTCCTTGCACTACCAGTTTTATGTCTGGTATTTCCACactctgccttacctgctgtgGTGCACACCAGCCAAGAAGCTTGCCCATCTTCTAAA GGTGCTTATCTTAGGCTTGATCGAGCTCTCTTGGAACACGTATCCCTCCACGGTTTACAGCTCAGTCTCCCTTCACGTGTGTCATAGCATCATCCTGCTGCAGCTCTGGTATGGCACAGCGTCCACCCCAAAGCCTCCAGAAGAAAAACTGCCTCTGAAAAAGGCAGAGTAA